One window of Bactrocera tryoni isolate S06 chromosome 2, CSIRO_BtryS06_freeze2, whole genome shotgun sequence genomic DNA carries:
- the LOC120767637 gene encoding zinc finger protein OZF-like produces the protein MSREHITKECPNDATKKEWQRWCRLCGKYDGHYFDIFIEYLDDAQQHLDDAINKFFHIQIKPSDELPVLLCAECYTFINYIKNFADHVSKVQAMYQELLDSANTTITDIKYIYEKYGIFKLEPYVQHTLAETVNHIAPTAIEQIFVTDVPVLKIKDEEVEETPAIVKNLEAEIKVEFEDPFARNASRNVQAHAETSEDSDSSASNSHTFSSDTEYRVAEKKTVHMQRTNPKVSSNSTTAYDNDQNEGSYVCDICNQRFVQYRNYVCHMKYKHGTEAPHRCKSCASFFKYKKELQRHFRKMHAPKIYPCPHCERKFKRAKDAENHIKAEHEGEGSLICEECGESVRTKEKLLEHMAIHTGRGAFECKECGKCFARKFYLKIHAEIHGDKHVCGECGLELTTSKALKLHSRVHSNEMPYKCDYCGRRFKRTKNLKRHLITHTGLKPFSCDFCDKTFSTSSSCRYHKKHLHPKELAELEAAGVKAYTKNIPKIEVLKAITQATGKVKEAGDFSISDKRIKLPKLDAHLIDQ, from the exons ATGTCTAGAGAACATATTACCAAGGAGTGCCCAAACGATGCAACGAAAAAGGAATGGCAGCGCTGGTGTCGCTTATGCGGCAAATATGATGGCcactattttgatattttcattgaatACCTTGACGATGCTCAGCAACACCTTGACGATGCTATAAACAAATTCTTTCATATACAA ATAAAACCAAGTGACGAGCTTCCAGTATTATTGTGTGCAGAATGCTACACTTTCATCAActacataaaaaattttgcggATCATGTTTCAAAGGTGCAAGCAATGTATCAAGAGTTGCTAGATTCAGCTAATACTACAATTACTgatatcaaatacatatatgagaaATATGGCATATTCAAGTTGGAACCGTATGTGCAGCACACTTTGGCTGAAACGGTTAATCATATAGCGCCAACTGCAATCGAGCAAATATTCGTAACGGATGTGccagtattaaaaattaaagatgaAGAAGTGGAAGAGACGCCGGCAATAGTAAAAAATCTCGAAGCTGAAATCAAAGTAGAATTTGAAGATCCCTTCGCACGAAATGCCTCAAGAAATGTGCAAGCACATGCTGAAACAAGTGAGGACAGTGACAGTAGTGCTAGTAATAGCCACACTTTTTCTTCTGACACTGAATATCGAGTAGCGGAAAAGAAAACGGTACATATGCAGAGAACAAATCCTAAAGTGAGTTCAAATAGTACTACTGCCTACGATAATGACCAAAACGAGGGCAGTTACGTCTGTGATATCTGCAACCAGCGTTTTGTTCAATACAGAAATTATGTGTGTCATATGAAGTATAAACACGGAACGGAAGCACCACACCGATGTAAGAGCTGTGcaagtttcttcaaatacaAAAAGGAGTTGCAACGACATTTTAGAAAAATGCACGCTCCGAAGATTTATCCCTGTCCACATTGTgagcgaaaatttaaaagagccAAAGATGCCGAAAATCACATCAAAGCAGAGCACGAAGGTGAAGGTTCACTTATTTGTGAAGAGTGCGGCGAAAGTGTGCGGACGAAAGAGAAGCTGCTGGAACATATGGCCATACACACAGGCCGTGGCGCATTCGAGTGTAAAGAATGCGGCAAATGCTTTGCGCGAAAATTCTATTTGAAG ATACACGCGGAAATTCATGGTGATAAACATGTTTGTGGGGAATGTGGTTTAGAACTGACGACGTCCAAAGCACTGAAATTACACAGTAGAGTGCATTCGAATGAAATGCCGTATAAATGTGATTATTGTGGACGCAGATTCAAACGTACAAAGAATTTGAAACGTCACTTGATAACGCACACTGGTCTCAAGCCATTTTCCTGTGACTTCTGCGATAAAACATTTTCGACCAGTTCAAGCTGTCGTTATCACAAAAAGCACTTGCATCCAAAGGAACTGGCCGAATTAGAGGCGGCAGGAGTGAAGgcatataccaaaaatataccCAAAATAGAAGTATTGAAAGCAAT CACACAAGCGACTGGAAAAGTGAAGGAGGCAGGTGATTTTAGTATAAGTGATAAGCGCATAAAACTTCCAAAACTGGACGCGCATTTAATTGATCAGTGA
- the LOC120767636 gene encoding zinc finger protein OZF-like, translating into MSREHITKECPNYATKKEWQRWCRLCGKYDGHYFDIFIEGLQPTSSQQHLDDVINKFFHIQIKPSDELPVLLCAECYTFINYLKNFADHVSKVQAMYQELLDSANTTITDIKYIYEKYGIFKLEPYVQHTLAETVNHIAPTAIEQIFVTDVPVLKIKDEEVEETPAIVKNLEAEIKVEFEDPFARNASRNVQAHAETSEDSDSSASNSHTFSSDTEYRVAEKKTVHMQRTNPKVSSNSTTAYDNDQNEGSYVCDICNQRFVQYRNYVWHMKNKHGTETPHQCKSCSSFFKYKKELQRHFRKMHAPKIYPCPHCERKFKRAKDAENHIKAEHEGEGSLICEECGESVRTKEKLLEHMAIHTGRGAFECKECGKCFARKFYLKRHAEIHGDKHVCGECGLELTTSKALKLHSRVHSNEMPYKCDYCGRRFKRTKNLKGHLITHTGLKPFSCDFCDKTFSTGSSCRYHKKHLHPKELAELEAAGVKAYTKNIPKIEVLKAITQATGKVKEAGDFSISDKRIKLPKLDAHLIDQ; encoded by the exons ATGTCTAGAGAACATATTACCAAGGAGTGCCCAAACTATGCAACGAAAAAGGAATGGCAGCGCTGGTGTCGCTTATGCGGCAAATATGATGGCCACtatttcgatattttcattGAGGGACTACAACCAACCTCTTCTCAGCAACACCTTGACGATGTTATAAACAAATTCTTTCATATTCAA ATAAAACCAAGTGACGAGCTTCCAGTATTATTGTGTGCAGAATGCTACACTTTCatcaactacttgaaaaatttCGCGGATCATGTTTCAAAGGTGCAAGCAATGTATCAAGAGTTGCTAGATTCAGCTAATACTACAATTACTgatatcaaatacatatatgagaaATATGGCATATTCAAGTTGGAACCTTATGTGCAGCACACTTTGGCTGAAACGGTTAATCATATAGCGCCAACTGCAATCGAGCAAATATTCGTAACGGATGTGccagtattaaaaattaaagatgaAGAAGTGGAAGAGACGCCGGCAATAGTAAAAAATCTCGAAGCTGAAATCAAAGTAGAATTTGAAGATCCCTTCGCACGAAATGCCTCAAGAAATGTGCAAGCACATGCTGAAACAAGTGAGGACAGTGACAGTAGTGCTAGTAATAGCCACACTTTTTCTTCTGACACTGAATATCGTGTAGCGGAAAAGAAAACGGTACATATGCAGAGAACAAATCCTAAAGTGAGTTCAAATAGTACTACTGCCTACGATAATGACCAAAACGAGGGCAGTTACGTCTGTGATATCTGCAACCAGCGTTTTGTTCAATACAGAAATTATGTGTGGCATATGAAGAATAAACACGGAACAGAAACACCACACCAATGTAAGAGCTgttcaagtttcttcaaatacaAAAAGGAGTTGCAACGACATTTTAGAAAAATGCACGCTCCGAAGATTTATCCCTGTCCACATTGTgagcgaaaatttaaaagagccAAAGATGCCGAAAATCACATCAAAGCAGAGCACGAAGGTGAAGGTTCACTTATTTGTGAAGAGTGCGGCGAAAGTGTGCGGACGAAAGAGAAGCTGCTGGAACATATGGCCATACACACAGGCCGTGGCGCTTTCGAGTGTAAAGAATGCGGCAAATGCTTTGCGCGAAAATTCTATTTGAAG AGACACGCGGAAATTCATGGTGATAAACACGTTTGTGGTGAATGTGGCTTGGAACTGACGACGTCCAAAGCACTGAAATTACACAGTAGAGTGCATTCGAATGAAATGCCGTATAAATGTGATTATTGTGGACGCAGATTTAAACggacaaaaaatttgaaaggtCACCTAATAACGCACACTGGTCTCAAGCCATTTTCCTGTGACTTCTGCGATAAAACATTTTCGACCGGTTCAAGCTGTCGTTATCACAAAAAGCACTTGCATCCAAAGGAGCTAGCCGAATTAGAGGCGGCAGGAGTGAAGgcatataccaaaaatataccCAAAATAGAAGTATTGAAAGCaat CACACAAGCGACTGGAAAAGTGAAGGAGGCAGGTGATTTTAGTATAAGTGATAAGCGCATAAAACTTCCAAAACTGGACGCGCATTTAATTGATCAGTGA
- the LOC120768225 gene encoding uncharacterized protein LOC120768225 translates to MLVKMDNFEKIIEIVEINPCLYDKRDEKYKDFKHKERVWMEIANQVNLSARECKVKWKSLRDKYRKMKLSEDQPSGSGHTWKYMESLEFLTETMDPISTTTNAKMDTSELLVDDQIFRTTPKQKRCNDDLFNDVLKAMKRKYEGPQSSNNNKYEHFFGMLGNKLDKLTESEVDEVEIEILNLVNKKINASRKTSKGIYR, encoded by the exons ATGCTTGTAAAAATGGAT aattttgagaaaataatagaaattgtaGAAATCAACCCTTGTCTCTATGATAAAAGAgatgaaaaatataaagactTTAAGCATAAAGAGCGGGTTTGGATGGAAATCGCCAATCAAGTAAATCTTTCGG caaGAGAGTGTAAGGTAAAGTGGAAGAGTCTGCGCGACAAATATAGAAAGATGAAACTTTCCGAAGATCAACCGTCCGGTTCAGGACACACTTGGAAGTATATGGAGAGTCTAGAGTTTTTGACAGAAACAATGGATCCTATCAG TACAACCACTAACGCCAAAATGGACACATCAGAACTGTTAGTAGATGATCAGATATTCCGCACCACACCAAAACAAAAACGTTGTAACGATGATCTCTTCAATGATGTTCTAAAAGCAATGAAGAGGAAATATGAAGGACCACAATcttcaaacaataacaaatatgaaCATTTCTTCGGTATGCTTGGGAACAAATTGGATAAACTAACAGAAAGTGAAGTTGATGAAgtggaaattgaaattttaaacttagttaacaaaaaaattaatgcatcCAGAAAAACATCGAAAGGTATTTATCGAtga
- the LOC120768267 gene encoding serine-rich adhesin for platelets-like produces MFGLLGSSQIYGLQQVHEYGNKNRANSDINISNRTHTSHNNNNNSTNNSNRKQRRSTSSHTESGSKFFASLSSMQQGIKSPTNFIEKFIKNELLSGYDSIKNYKNFQTTTSGSNSTFFTSSHNGTAATQARAATPGCVGGGGEGGDILSAESLLTTFNCLQGSYRSNCDGEFYEPVNVTAQRKQTANSSIATTGTTTTTATTPEADMTIKYSKNLLANTPDEQSPATLQNYQKLSECEQDLLLTPSSGASSGEFNSDANGSGSGSGQATTPVNSLYKRLSFGGRASKNATDNAATGTTTAATNENVSDYSSSNNSSASSTLSSKTASVSLKSIDLQRTSSASSSGDCAQLCERRKTSPNGITAELSTDATNTLQLTPERAQRRKLIAMISHYEQQTKLLQRELAKEKRRRGEELACVAKSLLCFESKLKKDMKAVNQRLFEKDVEICRLVQQNRALRKRLTKYTEAEGENARDEGVVEDGEPETEGEVEVEEERSGKTKEAVLERRTASPAAYSDQQLLEDCLVLEALQCINCKKQFYDIDLNEGWTQNTSKDGTRKSVDHTTEHGSSSDDTVSSSFYGARRSVRYTSKRTSGTFRDYMRSRAMNIDDPALDNNSEENTSTISRDDSQTSYEKLNMYSRTIERMHGVKGESERESEQSGMESMVRPASRLSCKSSVSSKSSNSSCSKHSAKAPTPQIEEDDGIFSPTQDDDFEEPEEVGGRSIKIVMRRSTEFSEASPKQVYETSTDDWYASASDQEEITTTAVVPKSYANGAVNPVLECVNQILLQQSMEEPVAERNNQTTAQNLQVSYSNATSTANLPRRSSLSGRRSSRSNSRSSDGQPSRNGTLTRKRVHFSTKNSMVHVPRNDEHDEEDEDANDDDTTQDTQDTNEAMISSLAQYHPMSYYPQAAQQAASAKAAAVVAGTIARGGMLAEVSEHERLETLNYESIYSNEYEPIGSEHNSSNLYVDMESATKSAAINATSTTAVVDTKVPKTPPALPPKPANLLKFKKSLQQLDELPDEHLHQEGHAVVEPDYCSISEVNMGITSVQIVADIHKAPESEADLESNSALEAPISELDVEVSTVASDETFAVSQKTDEIDEIFADVPKLPNVAAIIAPKQTKMPQQQPTQKHNLPSPDYLVMSPKVETPNMKLQNARNATILNTATATKQQITSNNLDGTPKAITKSTVNTPIKSANRPDNSALKLHLHTPSPLQYKRKHVPNILAEINKRMSLPSSPTTPTARLSFATPVKTVAANKSPLQLGVSTTPNMPIQAEFDWYNLDAEYGKTASQQPELHKVSDSLTNGTMLAGIHEDGESLVTAADEYNLDEEFSLISDKPEELNADNSEQDNESAEEKSEISVVDTTKPLPTNIKLSTQRAEPKKLDNAAALNAAICEAVNFPMFGESSPLVAPGIAHNHAKAKKIKKNLANFEKFIEGSGLSTKPLPSKRKIYFAGPFV; encoded by the exons ATGTTTGGCCTATTGGGCTCCTCACAAATCTATGGATTACAACAAGTGCATGAGTACGGCAACAAGAATCGCGCCAACAGCGACATCAACATAAGCAATAGAACACACACAagccacaataacaacaacaacagcacaaatAACAGCAATCGTAAGCAACGTCGTTCCACATCGAGTCACACGGAGAGCGGCAGCAAATTCTTCGCCTCACTCAGTTCCATGCAACAGGGCATTAAATCGCcaacgaatttcattgaaaagttCATTAAAAACGAATTGCTCAGCGGCTACGACAGCATAAAGAACTATAAAAACTTTCAAACGACCACAAGCGGCTCGAACAGCACCTTCTTCACCAGCAGTCACAACGGCACCGCAGCGACACAAGCACGCGCCGCGACACCTGGTTGCGTCGGTGGTGGTGGCGAAGGCGGCGACATTTTGAGCGCCGAGAGCCTGCTGACCACTTTCAATTGCCTGCAGGGCAGCTATCGCAGCAACTGTGATGGTGAGTTCTACGAGCCGGTGAATGTGACCGCACAGCGCAAGCAAACAGCGAATAGCTCTATAGCAACAACTggtacgacaacaacaacagcaacaacgccgGAAGCGGATATGACGATCAAGTACTCGAAGAACTTGCTCGCGAACACGCCGGACGAACAGTCGCCCGCCACGCTGCAGAACTATCAGAAGTTGTCGGAGTGCGAACAAGACTTGCTGTTGACGCCGTCGAGTGGCGCGAGTTCAGGCGAATTTAACAGCGATGCGAACGGCAGCGGTAGTGGCAGCGGTCAGGCGACAACGCCGGTGAATAGTTTGTACAAGCGCTTGTCGTTCGGCGGGCGCGCGAGCAAGAATGCGACGGATAATGCGGCGACGGGGACGACGACAGCGGCGACAAATGAAAAT GTTTCCGACTACTCCTCGTCGAACAACTCATCCGCCTCATCGACACTCTCCTCGAAGACTGCTTCGGTGTCACTGAAATCCATCGACCTGCAACGCACATCATCCGCCTCATCGTCCGGCGATTGCGCACAGCTGTGCGAACGTCGAAAAACGTCACCAAACGGAATTACAGCTGAATTAAGCACGGATGCCACCAACACGCTTCAGCTAACGCCGGAGCGCGCGCAACGACGCAAGCTCATCGCAATGATCTCACATTATGAACAGCAGACGAAGCTGTTGCAACGCGAACTGGCCAAGGAGAAGCGACGCCGCGGCGAAGAGCTCGCCTGCGTGGCAAAATCACTGCTGTGCTTCGAGTCGAAGCTGAAAAAGGATATGAAGGCCGTCAATCAGCGACTCTTCGAGAAAGACGTGGAAATCTGTCGTTTGGTACAACAAAATCGCGCATTGCGTAAGCGACTGACGAAATACACTGAAGCGGAGGGTGAGAATGCACGAGACGAAGGTGTGGTTGAGGATGGCGAACCGGAGACCGAGGGTGAGGTGGAGGTGGAGGAAGAGCGTAGCGGAAAAACGAAGGAAGCTGTGCTGGAGCGTCGTACTGCGTCGCCTGCGGCGTACAGCGACCAACAATTGCTGGAAGACTGTTTGGTACTCGAAGCTTTGCAATGCATTAATTGCAAGAAGCAATTCTATGACATTGATCTAAATGAGGGCTGGACACAGAATACGTCAAAGGATGGTACAAGAAAAAGTG TTGACCACACCACTGAGCACGGCTCATCGAGTGATGATACAGTCTCATCGTCGTTTTACGGAGCCCGGCGCAGTGTACGCTACACCAGCAAACGCACCTCCGGCACTTTCCGCGATTATATGCGCTCGCGTGCGATGAATATTGACGATCCGGCGTTGGACAACAATTCGGAGGAGAACACGAGCACAATCAGTCGCGATGACTCGCAAACCAGCTATGAAAAGCTCAATATGTATTCGCGCACCATCGAACGTATGCACGGCGTGAAGGGCGAAAGTGAGCGCGAGTCGGAGCAAAGCGGTATGGAGAGTATGGTACGACCGGCTTCACGACTGAGCTGCAAGAGTAGTGTTAGCAGTAAGAGCAGCAACAGCAGTTGCAGCAAGCATAGCGCCAAAGCACCGACACCGCAGATTGAAGAAGACGACGGCATATTTTCACCCACACAGGATGATGACTTCGAAGAACCAGAAGAAGTCGGTGGACGCAGTATTAAGATTGTGATGCGTCGCTCCACCGAATTTTCTGAGGCTTCGCCGAAACAAGTCTATGAGACCTCCACCGACGATTGGTATGCTAGTGCCTCCGATCAAGAGGAAATCACAACAACTGCAGTGGTACCCAAATCATATGCCAATGGTGCGGTCAACCCGGTGCTCGAATGCGTTAATCAAATACTATTGCAACAGTCCATGGAAGAGCCGGTAGCCGAGCGAAATAACCAAACGACAGCTCAAAATCTTCAGGTTAGCTACAGCAATGCCACCTCCACCGCCAACTTGCCACGTCGCAGCTCGCTGAGTGGACGACGTAGTTCACGTAGCAATAGTCGCTCCAGTGATGGGCAGCCGTCTCGTAATGGCACTTTGACACGGAAGCGTGTACATTTCTCAACTAAGAATAGCATGGTGCATGTGCCACGCAACGATGAGCATGACGAGGAGGACGAAGATGCCAATGACGACGACACCACACAGGACACGCAAGATACAAACGAAGCCATGATCTCAAGCCTAGCGCAATATCATCCAATGAGTTACTACCCACAAGCTGCACAGCAAGCAGCATCCGCTAAAGCAGCCGCCGTCGTAGCCGGCACCATTGCTCGAGGCGGCATGCTTGCCGAAGTGAGCGAGCACGAACGTCTCGAAACGCTAAACTACGAGAGTATTTATAGCAACGAATACGAACCGATTGGATCCGAGCATAATTCCTCAAATCTTTATGTGGACATGGAGTCCGCAACCAAGTCGGCCGCGATTAATGCTACAAGCACTACAGCAGTCGTAGATACAAAAGTACCAAAAACACCGCCAGCCTTGCCACCGAAACCAGCAAATTtattgaagtttaaaaaatcacTACAACAACTTGATGAGTTGCCTGACGAGCATCTCCACCAGGAAGGGCACGCCGTAGTTGAGCCGGACTACTGCTCCATTTCGGAGGTGAATATGGGCATAACGAGTGTGCAAATAGTGGCCGACATACACAAGGCACCTGAATCGGAAGCTGATTTAGAGTCAAACTCTGCGCTGGAAGCGCCCATCTCCGAACTCGATGTCGAAGTATCGACAGTCGCCTCCGATGAGACATTCGCTGTCTCACAAAAGACTGATGAAATCGACGAGATTTTCGCCGATGTACCAAAGCTACCAAATGTGGCGGCCATTATAGCGCCAAAGCAGACGAaaatgccacaacaacaacccaCACAAAAGCACAATTTGCCCTCCCCAGATTACCTGGTGATGTCGCCCAAAGTAGAGACGCCTAATATGAAGTTGCAAAATGCGCGTAATGCGACCATATTAAATACGGCCACAGCCACAAAGCAACAGATCACCTCTAACAATTTGGATGGAACACCCAAGGCAATTACCAAATCCACAGTGAACACACCCATAAAGTCCGCCAATCGTCCGGATAATAGCGCGCTTAAACTGCACTTACACACACCCAGTCCGTTGCAATACAAACGCAAACATGTGCCCAACATACTCGCCGAAATCAATAAGCGCATGAGCTTACCCAGTTCACCAACAACACCTACGGCACGACTGAGCTTCGCCACTCCTGTTAAGACGGTGGCCGCAAACAAATCGCCGCTGCAGCTTGGCGTCAGCACTACGCCGAATATGCCCATTCAAGCAGAGTTCGATTGGTACAATTTGGATGCCGAGTATGGCAAGACCGCCTCACAACAACCTGAACTACACAAGGTGAGCGACTCGCTCACCAACGGCACCATGCTCGCCGGCATACACGAAGATGGTGAGAGTTTGGTCACAGCAGCCGACGAATACAACTTGGATGAGGAGTTCTCGCTCATCAGTGATAAACCGGAGGAACTAAACGCCGACAACAGCGAGCAAGATAATGAGAGTGCCGAGGAGAAAAGTGAAATAAGTGTCGTCGATACGACGAAACCACTGCCGACAAATATTAAACTCTCAACACAACGTGCTGAGCCTAAAAAACTCGACAATGCCGCCGCTTTAAATGCTGCCATTTGTGAGGCCGTGAACTTTCCCATGTTCGGTGAAAGCTCGCCGCTAGTTGCGCCTGGGATTGCGCATAACCATGCCAAGGCAAAGAAAATTAAGAAGAATTTAGCCAACTTTGAGAAATTCATCGAGGGTTCCGGTTTGAGCACTAAGCCGCTACCGAGCAAGCGAAAAATCTACTTTGCGGGGCCATTTGTGTGA
- the LOC120767638 gene encoding caltractin encodes MDHSPSNATLPGKRQHPSTMQRKKSGPKFELSEAQKADIKEAFDLFDTECTGFIEVKELKVAIRALGFEPKKEEIKRMIAEIDKDGTGRISFNDFLQLMTMKMAEKDTKEEILKAFRLFDDDDTGSISFKNLKRVARELGETLTDEELREMIDEADLDHDGVVNQDEFLRIMKKTSLY; translated from the coding sequence ATGGATCACAGTCCGTCGAACGCTACTTTGCCGGGTAAGCGCCAGCATCCGTCTACGATGCAGCGTAAAAAATCCGGCCCCAAATTTGAGCTTTCCGAAGCACAAAAAGCCGACATTAAGGAGGCTTTCGATCTATTCGATACGGAGTGCACCGGTTTTATAGAGGTCAAGGAGCTGAAGGTTGCAATTCGAGCGCTTGGTTTTGAGCCGAAGAAAGAGGAAATCAAACGAATGATTGCCGAAATCGATAAAGATGGCACTGGACGCATATCATTCAATGACTTCCTACAACTAATGACCATGAAAATGGCTGAGAAGGACACTAAGGAGGAAATATTAAAAGCATTTCGTCTGTTCGATGACGACGATACTGGCTCGATTTcctttaaaaatctaaaacgCGTTGCACGCGAATTGGGCGAAACATTGACCGATGAGGAGTTGCGTGAAATGATTGATGAAGCTGATTTGGATCATGATGGTGTGGTGAATCAGGATGAGTTTTTGCGCATCATGAAAAAGACAAGTCTATATTAA